Proteins encoded by one window of Lathyrus oleraceus cultivar Zhongwan6 chromosome 1, CAAS_Psat_ZW6_1.0, whole genome shotgun sequence:
- the LOC127138092 gene encoding TPD1 protein homolog 1B: MSKMVDSTIKILTLISFLVLISQGYSQCSLSNLFIYQHPTGDQLKQFPEYHVDIINNCPNCVQKNVKINCPNFETVEYVDPSIFNVTDNVCLVNGGKPLLTNVNVTFNYAWSNSFRLTPNSSVISC, from the exons ATGTCAAAAATGGTTGATTCAACCATCAAAATTCTCACCTTAATCTCCTTTCTTGTCCTCATTTCTCAAG GCTATAGCCAATGTTCATTGAGTAATCTCTTCATATACCAACATCCAACAGGAGATCAGTTGAAGCAATTTCCAGAATATCATGTTGATATCATCAACAATTGTCCTAATTGTGTTCAAAAGAATGTGAAGATAAATTGCCCTAATTTTGAAACAGTTGAATATGTAGATCCTTCAATTTTTAATGTCACAGACAATGTTTGTCTTGTTAATGGTGGTAAACCTCTTCTAACAAATGTTAATGTCACCTTTAATTATGCTTGGAGTAATTCATTTAGATTAACTCCAAACTCCTCAGTGATTAGTTGTTAA